The sequence below is a genomic window from Halolamina litorea.
TGATGCCGATGGACGTGCACCTGCTGTTCGACCTGACGTTCCTCGCACCCATCGTCATCGGCTGCCTGACCTACGCGGTGCTGAAAACCATGCGGGAGGGGTACATGTACGACCTCAACCGCCGCTACTACCGGCTTCGGCCGCCGAAATAGGTCGTGACCGACGACGATCGCGGACCCGACGGCCGCGGGGGGCGTGACGTGGAGGTGCCCCTGCGGCTCTACAAGACCGTCACCGTCTTCTCGACGATGATCGCGGTGTTCGCGGTCGTGTTCGGCTTCCTCTTACTCGACGCCGCGGCGCTCGGCACGGGACTCATCCGGGGAGCGGTGCGGTCGCTCCTCTCGGCGCTCTCCCTGTCCCCCTCGGACTCGCTGCTGTCGGCGCTGTTCGCCGTTCTCGGCCTGCTCTCCATCGCTATCGGCGCCGTAGTGTACGTTCTCGGCACGCGGTTCCAGGCGGCGGGGATGGGTGACGGCGACAACTGAGTCCGGCCGGCGCTCACGCTCGTCCCTTCCACCCTCGCCCGGTCGGCCTATCGGTGTCCTCGATACGGCCTCGTGGTCGGTGTCGGCCGGCGGGATGGGAAACGCTGAAGAGGGTTCGCAGCCCACTTCCGATAATGGCTGACGAGTTCATGAAGGGGTTCGGGCTGTTCAGTATCGCCAGCTTCCTCTGGCTGATCTCGGCGAGCTGGTACCGAACGCCGAGCTTCGAGAGCAACCGACAGTTGATCTCCCCGCCGCCCGCCGAACCGGGAACGGTGTTCGACTCCGTGGGGATCTTCCTCGGCGACCTGATGTTCTGGACCGCGCTGGTCGGCGCGTTCACCTTCTGGGTCATCATCCCCGCCGGGCGACAGGCCCGCAACGCGATGGTCGTCGACGAATAACCACGCTCTCTCTCGGCGGCGTCTCGCCGCCACGCTCGTTTCTGTCCTCCCGAGAGGCCTCTATCCCACAGTGCCTTCCGGAGGCGCGTTCGCCGTACGTTCCATCCGTGGCTCACGTCCCACCCTGCTCCCCCTCCCACCTCACAGACGGCTCTCCTCGTTGATAGCGTCGCCGTG
It includes:
- a CDS encoding DUF7314 family protein, producing the protein MADEFMKGFGLFSIASFLWLISASWYRTPSFESNRQLISPPPAEPGTVFDSVGIFLGDLMFWTALVGAFTFWVIIPAGRQARNAMVVDE
- a CDS encoding DUF7315 family membrane protein, which gives rise to MTDDDRGPDGRGGRDVEVPLRLYKTVTVFSTMIAVFAVVFGFLLLDAAALGTGLIRGAVRSLLSALSLSPSDSLLSALFAVLGLLSIAIGAVVYVLGTRFQAAGMGDGDN